The Reichenbachiella carrageenanivorans region GTCTTCTAATAACAGAGCGCCTCTAGATCCCAAAGCACCGTCCGCATATAGTTTGATCGACCGGATAGTCAAAAAATGATCGCCAAGGCCAATTTGAGGACCTGTAGTATACCATTCTTTTAGCAATTCTTTTTGACTGCCATCGAGCATCACATATAGTCTGATTTTAAGTAATCCATTTTTTAAGAAAGATTCGTATAGGTCTATTGTCTTTTGTCCCACACCTGCGTCATGAAAACTGGTAATGCCATTTTTAAGACAGGCTTCTATCGCCATATTGAGCATTTGTATACGACGCTCGTCTGATTCTTCGGGTACTACTTTTTTTATTAGGTCTTGTGCCGTTTCGTTTAGCATTCCAGTAGGGTTTCCTCCTAAATCTTTGTAGATATCTCCTCCATCAGGGTTTGCTGTTTTTTTATCTATCCCAGCTAGTTTCATGGCTTTTTCATTGGCTAGCAAGGCGTGTCCACTGGCATGACGAAGGAGTACGGGGTTGTTAGGGGAAATGTCAGAAAGCTTGTGATGGGTAGGGAAGCCATCTATCATGTTTTCGGGAAGAACAAACCATTTGTCTTGATGCCAGCCTCGGCCGATAATCCATTCTCCTTTTTTTGCTGTTTCTACTTTGGCTTTTACTAGTTCTACTATTTCGTCATAGCTTCTGGTATTCATTAGGTCGAGATTGAGCAGGTTGGCACCTATGCCCATCAAGTGTCCATGCCCTTCTATAAAGCCAGGGGTTACTGTTTTGCCTTCAAGGTCTATAATTTGAGTGGTGTCTGCTACCCATTGGTTGGCATTCACGTTGTTGCCTACATACACGATTTTTCCATCAGTCACTGCTACTGCTTCGGCTTTGGGTTCTGTCTGGTTTAATGTATATATGTTGCCATTAAAAAGGACTAAATCAGCCTTTGGGTGCTTGTCTGTGCACGAAAACTCAAGACATATAGCTACTAGGGCTATCAGATGAAAGGTAGAGCGCATTTTGCTGCTTAAAATTTGAACTAATCAAAAGGGTTAGAACATTAAGTTTACCATTTTTGTGGCTAATAATCAAAAAAATATTGAGCTACATTTAAAACTCAAAGATGAAGGTATATACAAAAACAGGAGACAAAGGAACGACAGGACTGCTTGGAGGTACTAGAGTTTCAAAATCGGCTTTGAGAATAGAGTCTTACGGGACAGTAGATGAGCTCAATAGTCATATGGGTATGGTTCGAGATCAGCCAGTTAATGCCTCACTTGTAGATGAATTGATAAACATCCAAAACACACTTTTTGTGATTGGGTCACATTTGGCATCAGATCCTGAAAAGTCTAAGGTGGTGATTCCTGATATAGAAAATAGTCAGATTGAAAAATTAGAAAAAGCTATTGATCGCATGGATGCAGAATTGCCTGAAATGCGAAACTTCGTTCTGCCAGGTGGACATATATCGGTTTCTACTGGTCATATTGCCAGGTGTGTGTGTAGACGTGCAGAGCGAATTGTTACTGGACTAGCAGCGCAGGAACCAGTGGAGGATGGTGTGACTATATATTTAAACAGGCTGTCTGATTACTTGTTTGTGTTGTGTAGATGGATGACACATCGCCTTAATGCACCAGAAGTACCCTGGAAACCTTGAAAAAAATTATAGCCTATTCAATAGTCAAATTCTTTATACGACAAGTATTAGAATGTCATTTTCATTAAATTTGCTATAATCAATGCCAAAAAAATAAATAGCAAAAAGATGACTGAAACGGCAGAATTTGAAATTAAGAAAATCGCAAAATCGCGAATAAGTGAGGTTGATTTTAATGATATTCCATTTGGAAAAGTCTATGCAGATCACATGTTTGTGGCTGACTTCGAAGACGGTGAATGGAAAAACATGAGAATAGAGCCTTATGGTAATCTATCGATTAGCCCTGCCAATGCAACTTTACACTACGGTCAGTCAGTTTTTGAGGGTTTAAAAGCGTATAAAAATAAAGCAGGTGAAATTTTGGTTTTTAGACCAGAGGCCAATGCCAAAAGAATGATCATCAGCGCGGAGCGTATGTGTATTCCGCCGATATCAGAAGAATTTTTTATGACGGCTTTGCGTGCTTTGTTGAAGTTGGACAGTGCTTGGATTCCTGGATTGGCAGATACGTCACTTTATATCAGGCCTGTCATATTTGCGGATGATCCGTATGTGGGTATTCGGCCGTCGTTGACCTATAAATTTCTCATTTTTACAGCACCAGTGGGTGCTTACTACTCTGAACCAGTCAATGTAAAAATTGAAACAAAATACACCAGAGCAGTTGCGGGTGGCGTAGGCTATGCCAAGACTGCGGGCAACTATGCTGCATCTTTGTACCCTGCGTTGCAGGCACAAAAGGAAGGATATCACCAGTTGATATGGACAGATGGACAGACTCATGAGTTTATCGAAGAAGCAGGCACTATGAATTTGCTGTTTTTGATCAATGACACTTTGATCACAGCACCTACTGGAGATTCCATCCTGAATGGTATTACCAGAGATAGCGTGCTGACTTTGGCCCGAGATTGGGGAATGAAAGTAGAAGAGAAAAGGTTGAGCGTGAAAGAGCTCGAAGCTGCCTTGAAAGCAGGGGAGGTAAAAGAAGCCTTTGGAGCAGGCACAGCGGCTACTATCGCTAAGATTCACAAGATCGGTTATAATGGTACTGATTATGTGTTGCCAGAAGAAAAGCCATTGTCTGACAAACTTTTTGATACGTTGGACAAGATCAAATTAGGAGAAGTAGAAGACACACACGGGTGGGTGTGTAAAATGTAATGCCAGCATTACGATATGAAACAAAAAAGTCCCAACCTATGGGACTTTTTTATGCTTTACATTGAAGTATTTTGTTTGTTCTTGAAATCTAAAAATTGACTCGGGCAAAAGCCATCCTTTCGACAATTTCAAATCCTCTATAGCGAGCTGGGTGCCATTTAGGGCCGTTTAGAAGGAGTTGTTTTGCATGATCGTTTAAGGTGGGGTGCAAGCTTCTAGTGACTACTATTTCGTGAATACTACCATCTGTTCTTACACTAAATTTCAGCTCTACATAGTCTTGAAATTCATCTGATTTCATTTGATTATTGGACTCAAAGTACTCAATCAATTTCTCAAACCCTCCTTCTGGATATGGCCATTCGGTTTGTTCATCATATCGATATACGTTGCCAAGTGTATCATAAGAAATGCCGTAATCAAGATCACCTTTATTGTGATATTCTATGAAATAAGGTTGGCCGTCTTCATAATATGCTTCATGTATGCCATGATTCAGACCTCCCTCAATTGTTCTTTTGTATGCAGTAGTCCCATTGCTATGAAAACCAATATCGATGCCTTTGCCATCTTTAACTAATTGATTTCCTAGAGAGTCAAAAATATTTACGATATAGGAATAATTGCCAATATATTTGATTTCGGATGCCAGCTTATTTCCAGAATAATAGTATTCCCACTTACCAACATTTTCATCGTTTTTAAAGCAGCCAGCTGATGAAATTGTCCCATCTTTGTTGTAATAAATGAATATACCCTGTTTGAGACTTCGATGGTAGGTGCCAGTCATCTGAGGAGTATCATCGACATAGTAGTCTACAATTTGTCCATGCCAATTGTTTAAGCTATCCTTTGTGCCTATTCTGTAATATTTGGCTTTATAGACAAGTGGGGTTGGATCCCAATTTTCATCATAGTACTCTCTTTCCTGTTTTAGACCTACATTATTGATGTTTATTACTTTACTGTTATCATCATTATAATTGAACCCTAGGGCATATTGAGGTCTTGCAGCGCCCATCAGTTTTTTATTGATGTACAGTATGCTATCCTTGTACAGATAAGAGTCATTCTCTAATAATTTCAAGAAATAATATATTTGTTGAGATCTATAATTAAAGAAATTATTAATAATCGCAGTATCCGACTGTAAGGCTAGTGGTAGATTTTCTATTCTTGAAAATTTGATTTTAATGGAATCAGGTAAGTTTTTTACTACGTTTATTTTTTCGGCTTGCTCTTGATGACTGAGATAGTCTGAGTTTAAGGCAGATCGGATATGACCGTCTTTGAGTTGCATATATTCGTAGGCTTCATAATATGTGCGCTGCGTCTGAGGAGCTATGAAGTAAAAAAATGCTGGCAATACCCAAAGGAGCCATTTTGAAATAGAAAATTGCTGAATATAGGTGAGTGAATAAACGCCCAATCCACCAAAAAAGCCACCGAGGTGAGCATACTGATCAATATTGAGTCGTTGGCCGATGCTGAGATTGATAATTAGAAAGACAATGAAGTTTATAATCATTGATTTTTTTTCAGCTTGTTTTCGTTTCCATTCATCCCAAAATTGATAGGCATAAAGACCGAATATAGCTCCACTCGCCCCTACGCTAACAATGAATAAATTCAAGTAGCAACTTGTAAGAGAAGCAATGACTCCGGAGAAAAAGTATAAATTTATAAATTCCCAAAAGCCAATTCTTTCTTCGATAATCCTCCCGATATAAAACAGGCTATAAATATTAATTAATAGGTGGAAAAAATTGCTATGAAGAAAAAGGGAAGTAATTAATCGATGGGGCTGGTGAGCCAAAGAATATGGAGCAAAATTAGCGCCTTCAGAAAGGAGACTGATATGAGTTATTTCATCTGATTGAAAATCAAATGAGATAATATTGATTAGGATTAGTAGGTAAGTTCCTTTGTGTGCTTTTAAGTTTTGTAGGCTTAGTTTAGGTATAGCTGGTTTTGCCATTTACTTATTATTAATAATGCCCACTCAATTCAAATTCCTCTTTATTAGAATCTAACAATTTACCGTCTTCGCACTTGAGCGTTCGGTGTGGGTAGTTGTTGATGAAATTGTGATTGTGAGTGGCCATGAGAATAGCTGTGCCGTTTCGGTTGATTTCTAAAAACAGATTGAAAATACCGTCGGCTACCTCTGGGTCGAGGTTTCCAGTAGGCTCATCTGCAATCAAGATCACTGGTTCGTTGATTAGGGCACGAGCGATTACCACACGCTGTTGCTCTCCTCCAGAGAGTTGATGAGGCTGTTTGTCTGCTGCTGCGCCTAAACCTACTCGCATTAATACTTCTGCTAGTCTGGTTTTGATTTTCACTTTGTCTTTCCAGCCAGTGGCCTTCATTACAAAAATGAGATTTTCGGCAACGGTTCGGTCTGCGAATAGCTGAAAATCCTGAAAGATGATGCCTATTTTTCTACGGAGGTAGGGCACATTTTTTGATTTCAAGGAGCTGATATCGAACCCTGCGACTTCGGCTGTGCCAGTGCGTAAATCAAGGTCTGCATATAAGGTTTTGAGGAGTGATGATTTGCCACTACCTGTTCGGCCTACCAGATAAACAAATTCGCCCTTGCCGATCTCAAAGCTGATCGAATGAAGTACGGCCTGATTTTCCTGATAGATGGTTGCCTCTTTTACTTCTACCACAGGGTTCGCACTAAATTCCATTGTACTTATATGTTTAAGGGTTGTATTTTTCCGAAAGGAAGTGAGTCAATCACTTGTTTGAGAGCTTCTTCCTTGCCCTCTAGACCATATTTGTCTAGTTTTTTTAAGGGCCGATCTGCTCGAAAATAGGCAATTAAAACGAAATCATCATCCCGTAGTTGGATATAGTCTGGTATTTTGGCTTTCCCTTTTACCTTAATGATATGCATTAGATAGTTGGCTGCGAGATGATGAATAGATGCGATTAGTTTCCTTTGCTGTGATCCGCTAGAAACTGTGCTAGTCCGCTGTCAGTCAGTGGGTGTTTGAGTAGTCCTGTGATTACTTTGAGAGGGCAAGTGGCCACATCGGCACCTATTTCTGCGCAGTGAATCAAATGCATGTTGTGTCTCACAGAAGCAGCAAGTACTTCAGTTTGAAGTTCTGGGTAGTTGCCATAAATATGCACGATTTGTTCGATCAATTGCAAGCCATCTACAGAGATGTCATCCAATCGCCCGATGAATGGGGATACATATGAAGCTCCAGCTTTGGCTGCCAATAAGGCTTGTCCAGCATTGAAGATCAAAGTGCAATTGGTTCTGATACCTTCACTGCTCAATGCTTTGATCGTTTTGATGCCGTCTTTGATCATTGGTACTTTTACCACGATTTTGTCATCGATTTTTGCAAGCACGTGCGCTTCTTTCATCATCGTTTCGTAGTCAGTGGCAATTACTTCTGCACTTACGTTGTTGTCTACGATATCACAGATTTTTTTGTAATGCGCCAAGATGTTGTCCTGACCAGTGATGCCTTCTTTGGCCATCAAAGATGGGTTGGTTGTCACGCCATCCAATACGCCTAAGTCGTACGCTTCTTGAATTTCGTCAAGATTGGCCGTGTCGATGAAAAATTTCATATTTTCTGTTTGTTTAGTGTGAATGAAATTGCTGTTGCAACAAAATTATATAGAAAAGGATCAATGAAATAGTGAACGAAGGAATTAATAGAATGGCTTTAATAGAAAAAGGCACTTAGAAATTCTAAGTGCCTTATAGTAGTAGCGGGAGCTAGACTTTTTAATCATTTGAAAATCATTTGGTTACAATAAATTAATAACATAAATAGAGTAAAAATGGAAGTATCAAAAACTAAAAAACAGCTTCAAATTCAGTCACTTGAAAAGCTAGACGAAATTCTTGATAATTATCAAGATCACTCTTTTTCACAACGGTTTCTTGTTTTAAACAGGGTACTGTTAAATTCAATTGAGGATCAGACAATTTCAGACCGTGAAGCATTAAATCTTGCTTGGCTGTTAGAAGAACTGCATGCTTGTATGTCTTCGAGACTTAAGGAGAGAGCCCTTTGCTTTGATATGAAAATACCAAGAGAAGCATAGTGATCTGATTGGCCATTGCCTCCCACACAAAACAATATTCAAATAAATTTTACCAGTTAACCGATTACTAAATATAAGGTTTCTATCAAAATTAAAGGCCTAAGTCTTCCATGATATCATCTATCTGATCCATGACCAAACGAGCTGTTCCTATCTTTCTTTCAATGTCTCTAAAAAAGACTTCTTTGGGATTTTCACAATTAAAAAATGTATCCTTTTGTAGTCTCATTTCCTTTCCTTCCTTAGAGTTGGCCTCTATCCTTAATCCTTTTACTTTCCCTGTTCTGTCTTTGCCATATCCAGCGAGAATAAGTCTTTCTTGATCACCATCAACGCGATAAACAATGCTGTGGCGACATTTGGAATCAAAAGAGCCATCTGGATTTTCCCATGCTACCCAACAGAGAACTACATCACCAACTTGATATCGTGCCAATTAGCAGTATAGTTTCTCGTAGATATCTAATTCTGGATCCCGCAGTTCTGGCATGTCCTCGAATGTTTTTGCAAGTCTCTCAAGGTCAAGCTGACTTGGTTTTTTCCCTAAGTCTGGGTAAATGTGTTTTTTGAGTTTTGATTCCATCTCATATACCAGGTGGTAAGTTGAGAATGCCTTATTTGCTAAGGGTCGAGATAAAAGAGTGGCTTTTGAAGGGTTGTAATTATTTTCTATTCTTCTTAAGAATAGAACCTTGTCTTCTAATAATAAATGGTAATCAATTAAAAAGTCTTCACTACAATTCACAATATCTCTGTCCAAATCCATAAATGCTTTTTTTACAATCCGGTGAGAGAAATATAACGCAATGTGTGCTATGAGCATCAAAGGCAATGTTATAGGTAACAGCATTATTTGTCCTACTATACCAAGCAAATAGTCTGCTACTTTATTAATAAACTCTATTGCTTGGGGTAGAAAATTTGTTATTGGATTAAGACCGAAATTCGAATCCAATCCATTTGAATATGTGCTGTGAAGAGCGTTCATTTCAATTGTGTCTATTTCTGCTGCTGATTCAATACTAACGTAAAGTTAGGTAAAAAGTATGTTTTTTATCAAAATATTGAAAAACGCTTTGTGTTTTCTGAATTCATGCATGGCCATCTACCTCACGCATGAATACCTTAAATATACCTCAATTTTTCAATTAAATGTGGTTTTAAATTAGTCTTGTAGCGTGTGCCATAGTGTGTGCTTTATTTTGCCACGACCCACCACGCTCCAAATTAGCAACAAAAAATGGGGGCTGATTTCAGTCCCCATCATTACAATATAAAATTACCAATCACTAATTATTTTACTTCTATAGATTCTGATTTTCCTCCACCCCGAATGGGATTCAGAGGAAATTTTTTTGTTTCTGAGTTATCTGGCATCACTCCCCATATCAGCGTGCCTGCTGCCAATAAACCAAGTACGCCAATAAAGATTTTGTTATTACTACCTGCGGTAAGTATGTTTCCTCCTGACCCCGACACGCTTACTGGCTTGTAGTTGTTGATTTGGGCGGCTTGTTGTTGAGCAATGATTTGTTTTTGTTGAGCTTCAGCGATCTTTTTTGCTGCGGCTGCTTGGGATTTTTGCTGCTCTATCTGTTTTATTTTGATATCGGCTTCCACTTTTTGTGCTGCTTTGATATACTCATCCAGTTGTGCCTGATATTCCTTGCTTATAACTACGGCTGCATCGTAGTATTTTCCTCTAAAAACAGCCCATGGCCCGTCCATTTTTTTCCATAATTCATTTTTGGAAAGTGCTTTTTCTAGTGTTTTAATTTTCAAATCCCTTAATTTGAATGGAGTTTGAGGAACTGTGATTTCAGCAATTTTTTCTAAAACACGTAACTCTTGTTCTACCTCTGTCGCTGCATTTTTTAGTTGTCTGGAATAATCTTCAACCTGTTCAATCTGCGCTGTTGTAGGATTAGGTTTGTTGCCTAA contains the following coding sequences:
- a CDS encoding amidohydrolase translates to MRSTFHLIALVAICLEFSCTDKHPKADLVLFNGNIYTLNQTEPKAEAVAVTDGKIVYVGNNVNANQWVADTTQIIDLEGKTVTPGFIEGHGHLMGIGANLLNLDLMNTRSYDEIVELVKAKVETAKKGEWIIGRGWHQDKWFVLPENMIDGFPTHHKLSDISPNNPVLLRHASGHALLANEKAMKLAGIDKKTANPDGGDIYKDLGGNPTGMLNETAQDLIKKVVPEESDERRIQMLNMAIEACLKNGITSFHDAGVGQKTIDLYESFLKNGLLKIRLYVMLDGSQKELLKEWYTTGPQIGLGDHFLTIRSIKLYADGALGSRGALLLEDYTDAPGVQGLRITPADHIMRVTEQGTKNGFQICTHCIGDRANHEVLDMYEIVLKSDTTKTNPRFRIEHAQHVAPDDIIRFGALGVIPSMQAIHMSSDRSWAIDRLGERRIVESAYMWQSLIEGGANVMNGTDAPVEPVNPLASFYASVTRQTLDGKPDNGYEPDQRMTREQALQAYTINNAYGAFEENIKGSVEIGKLADFTIFSKDIMKVPAQEILTTEIEYTIVNGKVLYQK
- a CDS encoding cob(I)yrinic acid a,c-diamide adenosyltransferase; the encoded protein is MKVYTKTGDKGTTGLLGGTRVSKSALRIESYGTVDELNSHMGMVRDQPVNASLVDELINIQNTLFVIGSHLASDPEKSKVVIPDIENSQIEKLEKAIDRMDAELPEMRNFVLPGGHISVSTGHIARCVCRRAERIVTGLAAQEPVEDGVTIYLNRLSDYLFVLCRWMTHRLNAPEVPWKP
- a CDS encoding branched-chain amino acid aminotransferase, giving the protein MTETAEFEIKKIAKSRISEVDFNDIPFGKVYADHMFVADFEDGEWKNMRIEPYGNLSISPANATLHYGQSVFEGLKAYKNKAGEILVFRPEANAKRMIISAERMCIPPISEEFFMTALRALLKLDSAWIPGLADTSLYIRPVIFADDPYVGIRPSLTYKFLIFTAPVGAYYSEPVNVKIETKYTRAVAGGVGYAKTAGNYAASLYPALQAQKEGYHQLIWTDGQTHEFIEEAGTMNLLFLINDTLITAPTGDSILNGITRDSVLTLARDWGMKVEEKRLSVKELEAALKAGEVKEAFGAGTAATIAKIHKIGYNGTDYVLPEEKPLSDKLFDTLDKIKLGEVEDTHGWVCKM
- a CDS encoding rhomboid family intramembrane serine protease, encoding MAKPAIPKLSLQNLKAHKGTYLLILINIISFDFQSDEITHISLLSEGANFAPYSLAHQPHRLITSLFLHSNFFHLLINIYSLFYIGRIIEERIGFWEFINLYFFSGVIASLTSCYLNLFIVSVGASGAIFGLYAYQFWDEWKRKQAEKKSMIINFIVFLIINLSIGQRLNIDQYAHLGGFFGGLGVYSLTYIQQFSISKWLLWVLPAFFYFIAPQTQRTYYEAYEYMQLKDGHIRSALNSDYLSHQEQAEKINVVKNLPDSIKIKFSRIENLPLALQSDTAIINNFFNYRSQQIYYFLKLLENDSYLYKDSILYINKKLMGAARPQYALGFNYNDDNSKVININNVGLKQEREYYDENWDPTPLVYKAKYYRIGTKDSLNNWHGQIVDYYVDDTPQMTGTYHRSLKQGIFIYYNKDGTISSAGCFKNDENVGKWEYYYSGNKLASEIKYIGNYSYIVNIFDSLGNQLVKDGKGIDIGFHSNGTTAYKRTIEGGLNHGIHEAYYEDGQPYFIEYHNKGDLDYGISYDTLGNVYRYDEQTEWPYPEGGFEKLIEYFESNNQMKSDEFQDYVELKFSVRTDGSIHEIVVTRSLHPTLNDHAKQLLLNGPKWHPARYRGFEIVERMAFARVNF
- a CDS encoding cell division ATP-binding protein FtsE; protein product: MEFSANPVVEVKEATIYQENQAVLHSISFEIGKGEFVYLVGRTGSGKSSLLKTLYADLDLRTGTAEVAGFDISSLKSKNVPYLRRKIGIIFQDFQLFADRTVAENLIFVMKATGWKDKVKIKTRLAEVLMRVGLGAAADKQPHQLSGGEQQRVVIARALINEPVILIADEPTGNLDPEVADGIFNLFLEINRNGTAILMATHNHNFINNYPHRTLKCEDGKLLDSNKEEFELSGHY
- a CDS encoding fructose-6-phosphate aldolase: MHIIKVKGKAKIPDYIQLRDDDFVLIAYFRADRPLKKLDKYGLEGKEEALKQVIDSLPFGKIQPLNI
- the fsa gene encoding fructose-6-phosphate aldolase: MKFFIDTANLDEIQEAYDLGVLDGVTTNPSLMAKEGITGQDNILAHYKKICDIVDNNVSAEVIATDYETMMKEAHVLAKIDDKIVVKVPMIKDGIKTIKALSSEGIRTNCTLIFNAGQALLAAKAGASYVSPFIGRLDDISVDGLQLIEQIVHIYGNYPELQTEVLAASVRHNMHLIHCAEIGADVATCPLKVITGLLKHPLTDSGLAQFLADHSKGN